A region of uncultured Tolumonas sp. DNA encodes the following proteins:
- a CDS encoding AraC family transcriptional regulator — protein MSQPRHIEQAFWLHPQLPHIELRSTQQSDRAYKLHSHPSLSIGAIVSGNTLVTYQNKDYTLQPGQLIFINPDELHSCNPVAGQSRSYHMLYLEKNWCLQQLSQLYAQPIRQLHYQPVIVSDPMLFARYLSFVALLQQPEQPCSITEASSFLLTLLDHGHYTAPEPVAENEAVRYLRQRLLQDLSSKPSLQELADELHLSKETLIRLFKKAVGISPMAFADNARITLAKALLRDGMPISDVAQAIGFSDQSHFHKAFTAYTTATPGQYQQTRSIFDNIR, from the coding sequence ATGTCACAGCCGCGTCATATCGAACAAGCCTTTTGGCTGCACCCACAGCTGCCGCATATCGAACTGCGCAGCACGCAACAGAGCGATCGCGCCTATAAGCTGCACAGCCATCCGAGCTTGTCGATCGGCGCCATTGTTAGTGGCAATACGCTGGTCACCTATCAAAATAAAGACTATACACTCCAGCCCGGTCAGCTGATTTTTATCAACCCCGATGAACTGCACAGTTGTAACCCCGTCGCCGGGCAAAGCCGCAGTTACCACATGCTGTATCTCGAAAAAAACTGGTGTCTGCAACAACTCTCGCAACTGTACGCCCAACCGATCCGGCAACTGCATTACCAGCCGGTTATTGTTTCTGATCCAATGCTGTTTGCCCGTTATTTATCTTTTGTCGCCCTACTGCAACAGCCTGAGCAGCCATGTTCGATCACTGAAGCCTCCTCGTTCCTGCTCACCTTGTTAGATCATGGTCATTACACCGCACCAGAGCCGGTAGCTGAAAACGAAGCGGTGCGTTACCTGCGGCAGCGGCTGTTACAAGATCTCAGCAGCAAACCGTCATTGCAGGAACTGGCGGACGAATTGCATTTGAGTAAAGAAACGCTGATCCGCTTGTTCAAAAAGGCCGTGGGCATTTCCCCGATGGCCTTTGCCGATAATGCCCGCATTACACTGGCAAAAGCCTTGTTGCGTGACGGCATGCCCATCAGCGATGTCGCGCAAGCCATTGGATTTAGCGATCAGAGCCATTTTCATAAAGCCTTTACGGCCTACACCACGGCCACGCCCGGCCAATATCAGCAAACCCGATCAATTTTTGACAATATTCGTTGA
- a CDS encoding sulfite exporter TauE/SafE family protein produces the protein MIDVSYILAGALTGFVVGLTGVGGGAMMTPILLLFFNVAPITAVATDLWFASITKLVAAKAHHKSGKIDWQIVKHLWSGSLPVAIITVALIHFGMKFQKVSWLTEAIGFLIVLTAIGLIASPLLLKRLRPQADHTVAQPEAIKPKTTVFAGATLGLCVALTSVGAGALGSVLLMYLYPRRMQPHTLVASDIVHAIPLALVAGIGYAFTGMVDGHMLVNLLIGSLPAVLLGSLLATKLSSRLLQTSLALVLLMVGVRTLV, from the coding sequence ATGATCGACGTATCTTATATCTTAGCAGGTGCTTTAACTGGCTTCGTCGTTGGTCTGACTGGTGTTGGCGGCGGCGCCATGATGACGCCTATTTTGCTGTTATTCTTTAATGTAGCGCCGATTACAGCGGTAGCAACTGACTTATGGTTTGCCTCTATTACCAAATTAGTGGCCGCCAAAGCACACCACAAATCAGGCAAAATCGACTGGCAGATCGTCAAACATTTATGGTCTGGTAGTTTGCCGGTTGCCATCATTACCGTGGCTCTGATCCACTTCGGTATGAAATTTCAGAAAGTCAGCTGGTTAACAGAAGCCATCGGTTTCCTGATCGTGTTGACGGCGATTGGGCTGATTGCATCGCCACTGCTGCTAAAACGTCTTCGCCCTCAAGCAGACCATACCGTTGCCCAACCGGAAGCCATTAAACCGAAAACCACTGTTTTTGCCGGTGCCACATTAGGTTTGTGTGTTGCGCTGACTTCTGTCGGTGCGGGCGCGTTAGGTAGTGTGCTGCTGATGTATCTCTACCCACGTCGTATGCAACCCCACACGCTGGTTGCCTCTGATATCGTGCATGCCATTCCGCTGGCGTTGGTTGCAGGTATCGGTTATGCCTTCACCGGCATGGTCGATGGGCACATGCTGGTAAATCTGCTGATCGGTTCATTACCTGCGGTGCTGCTGGGTAGCCTGCTGGCGACAAAACTGTCCAGCCGCTTACTACAAACCTCGCTGGCGTTAGTGTTATTGATGGTGGGTGTGCGTACGCTGGTCTGA
- a CDS encoding PLP-dependent aminotransferase family protein: MIEHSLQIDFADDRGLQEQLREALVSSILASRFLPEEALPSCRNLSEQLGISRNTVALVYESLRDEGYLVSRPRSGYYVDPRYHPQECEQEAPVIVHQDATVNAPEWGELFNVCPSDYLTITKPAQWMKYDYPFIYGQPDAELFPMEQWREASRKVMGGMRDHHWLHDLVDQDSPMLIEQLRTRVLPKRGIMANSDEILLTLGTQNALSLLSQLLFKTGTKVGVESPVFREAINTFTLQNAQIVPHHVDADGLALTEASAQCSYFYVTPSHQAPTGIGMSNARRQQLLQHAITHNQIIIEDDFDSDTNIEPHPRAALKANDTCGRVVYVSSLSKALSPGLRLGYLVGPAELIDELRALRRLMYRHPPSYIQYQMAHFLAQGHYETYLRRYRENSAYRWSLLKDALDKYLPQCRYNSTRATAFWVEAPAEINTQRLAWRAAHSSVLIEPGVNHFLEENAPQNFFRLGFNAIRPEAIKPGIIKLAEALDKELMRSQQS, from the coding sequence ATGATTGAACATAGCCTTCAAATCGATTTCGCCGATGACAGAGGATTACAAGAGCAGCTACGGGAAGCGCTGGTCAGCTCGATTCTGGCCAGCCGTTTTTTACCGGAAGAGGCACTGCCTTCCTGCCGTAACCTCTCAGAACAGTTAGGCATTTCCCGCAACACCGTGGCGTTGGTGTATGAAAGCCTGCGCGATGAAGGTTATCTCGTCAGCCGCCCACGCAGTGGTTATTACGTTGACCCGCGTTATCACCCACAAGAGTGTGAACAAGAAGCGCCGGTGATCGTTCATCAAGATGCCACTGTCAATGCTCCAGAATGGGGCGAGTTGTTCAATGTTTGCCCAAGTGATTATCTGACCATCACCAAACCCGCCCAGTGGATGAAATACGATTATCCGTTCATTTACGGCCAGCCCGATGCCGAGTTGTTTCCGATGGAACAGTGGCGCGAAGCATCACGCAAGGTGATGGGGGGTATGCGTGATCATCACTGGTTACACGATCTGGTCGACCAAGACTCGCCGATGCTTATCGAGCAGTTACGCACACGGGTATTACCGAAACGCGGCATCATGGCCAACAGCGACGAAATATTACTCACGCTGGGCACACAAAATGCGCTGAGTTTGCTCTCGCAATTACTGTTCAAAACAGGCACCAAAGTCGGTGTAGAGAGCCCGGTATTTCGCGAAGCAATTAATACTTTTACCCTGCAAAACGCACAGATCGTGCCGCATCACGTTGATGCTGACGGGCTAGCACTGACTGAAGCATCGGCACAATGCAGTTATTTTTACGTCACGCCAAGTCACCAAGCACCAACCGGCATCGGCATGAGTAACGCCCGCCGCCAGCAATTACTGCAGCATGCCATCACCCATAATCAGATCATCATTGAGGATGATTTTGACTCAGACACCAACATCGAACCACACCCACGAGCAGCACTCAAAGCCAATGACACTTGTGGCCGGGTGGTCTATGTCAGCAGTTTGTCGAAAGCACTGTCGCCGGGGCTACGACTCGGTTATCTGGTTGGGCCAGCGGAACTGATCGATGAGCTGCGCGCATTGCGTCGCCTGATGTATCGCCATCCGCCGTCTTACATTCAATACCAGATGGCACATTTTCTGGCACAAGGTCATTACGAAACATATTTACGTCGTTACCGCGAAAACTCTGCCTATCGCTGGAGTCTGCTCAAAGATGCGCTGGATAAATACCTGCCGCAGTGTCGTTATAACAGTACTCGCGCCACCGCGTTTTGGGTGGAGGCGCCTGCTGAAATTAATACACAACGTCTGGCTTGGCGAGCTGCTCACAGCAGCGTACTGATTGAACCCGGTGTAAATCATTTTCTGGAAGAGAACGCACCGCAAAATTTCTTCCGCTTAGGCTTCAATGCGATCCGGCCGGAAGCAATCAAACCCGGTATTATCAAATTAGCCGAGGCATTAGATAAAGAGTTGATGCGCAGTCAACAGAGCTAA
- a CDS encoding transporter substrate-binding domain-containing protein, with protein MKKKFLGCKAVFQALTSLALVFSIGVQAADLAEIEKRGALKIATEDDYAPFNFITDGKPDGFHKDVLAELKAYTSKFKLEQSILPWTGLLASVSAGQYDVAITGALVTDDRLKVFDFVAPVASAQHYYVKRAGDDSIKSVADLNGKTMGVQAGSALLARLPELEAMLAKTGGKLGEVVEYQSYPEAYADLANGRLDYVINAVISVNDLVKARPGVFEKGQAVSGNGFVAWPVPKNNPELVKFLNGFVKHLKDTGKLKALQMKWFGESFDSLPDEAITSAEQFHKLAGLK; from the coding sequence ATGAAAAAGAAATTCTTAGGATGCAAAGCGGTTTTTCAGGCACTGACCAGTTTAGCGTTGGTTTTTTCTATCGGTGTTCAAGCGGCCGATTTAGCTGAGATTGAGAAACGGGGCGCACTAAAAATTGCCACCGAAGATGACTATGCACCGTTTAATTTTATCACTGATGGCAAGCCAGATGGCTTTCACAAAGACGTACTGGCAGAACTGAAAGCGTACACCAGCAAATTCAAATTGGAACAGAGCATTCTACCGTGGACGGGTTTGCTGGCATCAGTGTCGGCCGGGCAATACGATGTGGCTATCACGGGAGCATTAGTGACCGACGACCGGTTGAAAGTGTTTGATTTTGTTGCACCTGTGGCTTCAGCGCAACACTACTACGTGAAGCGTGCCGGTGACGATAGCATCAAGAGTGTCGCCGATTTGAATGGCAAAACCATGGGGGTGCAAGCGGGTAGTGCGTTGCTGGCTCGCTTACCGGAACTGGAGGCTATGCTGGCCAAAACCGGCGGAAAACTGGGCGAGGTGGTGGAATATCAGTCTTACCCTGAAGCTTATGCGGATCTGGCCAATGGCCGTCTTGATTACGTTATCAATGCTGTTATTTCGGTGAATGATTTGGTGAAAGCTCGTCCTGGCGTGTTCGAAAAAGGGCAGGCCGTTTCAGGCAATGGCTTTGTGGCATGGCCAGTGCCGAAAAATAATCCTGAGCTGGTTAAATTCCTTAATGGATTTGTTAAGCACCTGAAAGACACCGGCAAGCTGAAAGCGCTGCAAATGAAATGGTTCGGCGAGTCCTTTGATAGTTTACCGGATGAAGCGATCACCTCTGCAGAACAATTCCATAAACTGGCTGGATTGAAATAG
- a CDS encoding amino acid ABC transporter permease, with product MTFKAWLLLLEGAWTTVWISGISIVLGLSIGLMIAIVRRQKIPLIDHLLALYISLARATPLVTLVLFLFLSLPSIGINLNKHTAAILALTLNTAAFNAEIWRSALENFSRDQREAAQAIGMTELTFFRYIMLPQIVTVSLPALVNEMSFLIKGSPAIAVIGLVDLTRVTNRIAAVTYDPLFPILGAGLIYMLMISVLVKAQSLAEKKARRLAV from the coding sequence ATGACTTTCAAAGCGTGGTTGTTATTGCTGGAAGGTGCCTGGACGACAGTTTGGATATCCGGTATCTCGATTGTATTAGGGCTTTCTATCGGGCTCATGATTGCGATTGTTCGCCGTCAGAAAATTCCGCTGATTGATCATCTGCTGGCGTTGTATATCAGTCTGGCGCGGGCCACACCGTTGGTCACCTTAGTGTTATTTCTGTTTCTGTCGTTGCCATCGATTGGGATCAATCTGAATAAACACACCGCAGCCATTCTGGCGCTGACGCTGAATACCGCCGCTTTTAATGCCGAGATCTGGCGTTCAGCGCTGGAAAATTTTTCCCGCGATCAGCGCGAAGCGGCGCAAGCTATTGGCATGACGGAATTGACCTTTTTCCGTTACATCATGCTGCCGCAGATTGTCACCGTGAGCCTGCCGGCCCTGGTCAACGAGATGTCGTTTTTGATCAAAGGCAGCCCGGCTATTGCGGTGATTGGCTTGGTGGATTTAACCCGTGTTACCAACCGCATCGCCGCTGTTACCTATGATCCCCTGTTTCCTATTTTAGGGGCCGGGCTGATTTATATGCTGATGATCTCTGTGCTGGTTAAAGCGCAGTCACTGGCCGAGAAAAAAGCGCGCCGGTTAGCGGTTTAA
- a CDS encoding ABC transporter permease subunit (The N-terminal region of this protein, as described by TIGR01726, is a three transmembrane segment that identifies a subfamily of ABC transporter permease subunits, which specificities that include histidine, arginine, glutamine, glutamate, L-cystine (sic), the opines (in Agrobacterium) octopine and nopaline, etc.) yields MNEWTIIWGAREAFFNGFLKSIALFAYSAMLGLLLGCVLLYLLEGKDNIPRRGVKALINAMRTLPFLILAYLLYYGLPKLGLRMSADTAGLIALTIYHGAYFCEIFRSQRLVMPVGYIEAALAHGFRDHVIFLRILLPNVVMNTLPLLGNQLIICLKDTAFLSIITVREITAAANSVQSTYFIPLKAFLVAILLYWLISLIIESAIKQVSRLGKKRGFNHA; encoded by the coding sequence ATGAATGAATGGACGATCATCTGGGGCGCTCGAGAGGCCTTTTTCAACGGCTTTTTGAAAAGCATCGCGCTGTTTGCTTATTCGGCAATGCTGGGGCTGCTGCTGGGCTGTGTGCTGTTGTATCTGTTGGAAGGAAAAGACAACATCCCGCGTCGCGGTGTTAAGGCGCTCATCAATGCCATGCGCACGCTGCCGTTTCTGATTTTGGCTTATTTGTTGTATTACGGCTTGCCAAAATTGGGTCTGCGAATGTCGGCAGATACCGCCGGCTTAATCGCGTTAACGATTTATCATGGCGCCTATTTTTGTGAGATTTTCCGCAGTCAACGCTTGGTGATGCCGGTGGGATATATCGAAGCCGCATTGGCACATGGCTTCCGCGATCATGTGATTTTCTTACGTATTTTATTACCCAACGTGGTGATGAATACACTGCCTCTGCTCGGCAACCAACTGATCATCTGCCTGAAAGACACTGCCTTTCTCAGCATTATCACAGTGCGAGAAATTACTGCTGCTGCGAACAGCGTGCAATCGACCTATTTTATTCCACTAAAAGCCTTTCTGGTGGCCATTTTGCTCTATTGGCTGATAAGCCTGATTATTGAGTCTGCCATCAAACAAGTCAGCCGTCTGGGGAAAAAGCGAGGATTTAATCATGCCTGA
- a CDS encoding amino acid ABC transporter ATP-binding protein: MPAITVKNISKQFDNVEVLRDINLTVKKGDVVSILGSSGSGKSTLLRCMNWLEQPDRGAIYIGDERLGIDDSKNEPMGNRQLAKMRERVGMVFQSFNLWPHLTVLQNVTEALLHVKKLPKAEAVAIATQQLEKVGMLEKQHNYPITLSGGQKQRVAIARSLAMSPEVMLFDEPTSALDPERVGEVLAVMKKLSQEGYTMVVVTHEMEFARAVSNQVVFLEKGKLIEQAPPEEFFTHPKSERVQQFLQTVRQ, translated from the coding sequence ATGCCAGCGATCACGGTCAAAAACATCTCTAAACAATTTGATAACGTGGAAGTGTTACGCGATATCAATTTGACGGTTAAGAAAGGGGACGTGGTGAGTATTCTCGGCTCTTCCGGTTCGGGGAAATCGACGTTACTGCGCTGTATGAACTGGCTGGAACAACCAGATCGGGGGGCGATTTATATTGGCGACGAGCGTTTGGGTATCGATGACAGCAAGAATGAGCCGATGGGAAATCGGCAGTTGGCGAAGATGCGTGAACGGGTGGGTATGGTGTTTCAAAGCTTTAATCTCTGGCCGCATCTGACTGTGCTGCAAAATGTCACAGAAGCGTTGCTGCATGTGAAAAAACTACCGAAAGCCGAGGCGGTTGCCATTGCCACCCAGCAACTGGAAAAGGTCGGTATGCTGGAAAAACAGCACAATTACCCCATCACGCTATCGGGCGGGCAAAAACAGCGGGTCGCGATTGCCCGTTCACTGGCGATGAGCCCAGAAGTGATGTTGTTTGACGAACCCACCTCTGCGCTTGATCCTGAGCGGGTTGGCGAGGTGTTAGCGGTGATGAAAAAGCTCTCACAAGAGGGGTACACCATGGTGGTGGTCACGCATGAGATGGAATTTGCCCGTGCCGTTTCCAACCAAGTGGTGTTTCTGGAAAAGGGCAAACTGATTGAACAGGCACCGCCGGAAGAGTTCTTTACGCACCCGAAATCGGAACGTGTTCAGCAGTTCTTGCAGACGGTGCGGCAATAA
- a CDS encoding methyl-accepting chemotaxis protein, protein MSFLRHYRISHRLMMNLVLMIIGIAGLLSITLYYTYNGMLASRREAIQEQVQTAYGTLDYFYQQEKQGRLTQPQAQLLAKETLRNMRFGDNNYFWINDAQPVAIMHTAKPELEGKPLESIKDTQGKRLFVEFVRTAQADPMGGYVDYYWPKPGFSDPVFKVSYVKLLPEWGWIVGAGEYTDDVWAFFLQQLRIVLAIFFPLLFLLTFFSWLISRSILKPLQQTEQGLREIAKGGGDLTQKLDESGHDELASLASSFNAFTRNLAETVRNVVSASERSHQAAIHLEKTASIGQRNVERQQHETDAVATAMNEMTATTKEVATSAVQAADAANEAKERIHNGNKVVEEARTSMQRLTTEVQDANKEVIDLVKETNNIGSVLDVIKRIADQTNLLALNAAIEAARAGEQGRGFAVVADEVRTLATQTQASTNEIQAMIARLENGVRATATSMQKTLTLSEQTEQHSKETEIALEGIANAVLIITDRNTQIASAAEQQNLASNEINRNVVNISQLSTEVAEQNGQINQICHDLKVLSDELGELVAKFRT, encoded by the coding sequence ATGAGTTTCCTACGTCATTACCGCATCTCACATCGCCTTATGATGAACCTCGTATTGATGATCATCGGCATTGCCGGGTTACTCAGTATCACGCTGTATTACACCTACAATGGTATGCTCGCCAGTCGCAGAGAGGCCATCCAAGAACAGGTACAAACTGCCTATGGCACACTTGATTACTTTTACCAGCAGGAAAAACAAGGCCGTCTAACGCAACCCCAAGCCCAGCTTTTAGCAAAAGAAACACTGAGAAACATGCGCTTTGGCGACAACAATTATTTCTGGATCAATGATGCGCAACCCGTCGCCATCATGCATACGGCCAAACCAGAGCTGGAAGGCAAACCACTTGAGAGCATTAAAGATACGCAAGGTAAGCGTTTATTTGTGGAGTTTGTACGCACCGCTCAAGCCGACCCAATGGGTGGTTATGTCGATTATTATTGGCCGAAACCCGGGTTTTCCGATCCGGTCTTCAAAGTTTCCTATGTGAAACTGTTACCGGAATGGGGATGGATCGTCGGCGCAGGTGAATATACTGACGATGTCTGGGCCTTTTTCCTGCAACAGTTGCGCATCGTACTGGCGATCTTCTTCCCGTTACTGTTCCTGCTGACATTTTTCTCTTGGTTAATCTCTCGCAGTATTCTCAAACCTTTACAACAAACTGAACAAGGTCTGCGGGAGATCGCAAAAGGCGGTGGCGATTTAACCCAAAAACTGGATGAAAGCGGGCATGACGAGCTGGCTAGTTTAGCCTCATCATTTAATGCGTTTACCCGAAATCTGGCGGAAACTGTTCGCAATGTTGTGTCTGCCAGTGAACGCAGTCATCAGGCAGCCATTCATCTGGAAAAAACAGCGTCCATAGGGCAACGCAATGTGGAACGGCAACAACATGAAACGGATGCCGTTGCAACCGCCATGAATGAAATGACCGCTACCACCAAAGAGGTGGCAACAAGTGCAGTGCAAGCTGCTGATGCTGCGAATGAAGCCAAAGAACGCATTCACAATGGCAATAAAGTTGTTGAAGAAGCTCGTACGTCAATGCAAAGGCTGACAACTGAGGTACAAGACGCCAATAAAGAGGTCATAGATCTGGTCAAGGAAACCAATAATATTGGCTCCGTACTGGATGTCATTAAACGCATTGCCGATCAAACCAATTTACTGGCACTCAATGCCGCCATTGAAGCTGCCAGAGCCGGAGAACAAGGTCGCGGATTCGCCGTCGTTGCCGATGAAGTCAGAACACTGGCCACCCAGACACAGGCCTCGACGAATGAAATTCAGGCTATGATCGCCCGGCTGGAAAATGGAGTGCGCGCTACCGCAACCAGCATGCAAAAAACATTAACCCTATCTGAACAAACTGAGCAACATTCCAAAGAGACCGAAATAGCACTCGAAGGGATCGCCAACGCGGTGCTGATCATTACCGATCGAAACACCCAAATCGCCAGCGCCGCAGAACAACAAAATCTCGCCTCTAATGAAATCAATCGCAATGTGGTGAATATCTCTCAGTTATCCACCGAAGTGGCGGAGCAAAATGGCCAGATCAATCAGATCTGCCATGACCTGAAAGTACTCAGTGATGAACTGGGTGAGTTGGTTGCTAAATTCCGCACCTGA
- a CDS encoding SDR family NAD(P)-dependent oxidoreductase, producing the protein MGDVVFITGATSGFGRAAARRFAQAGWSVVITGRREDRLKALADELLPLVPVHYAALDVRDSSAVQQVVADLPAEFKQVKALLNNAGLALSPNPAQSVALEDWHTMIDTNVKGLVNVTHALLPTMIATGAGASIINIGSIAGQWPYPGSHVYGGTKAFVKQFSYNLRCDLLGTGVRVTDLAPGIAETEFTLVRTKGDQAASDKLYQGTTALSAEDIAEQMFYIATLPDHICINRVEVMPTRQAWSAFAIDRD; encoded by the coding sequence ATGGGAGATGTCGTCTTTATTACGGGTGCTACTTCCGGTTTTGGCCGTGCCGCTGCCCGTCGTTTTGCACAAGCCGGCTGGTCAGTCGTCATTACCGGTCGTCGGGAAGATCGTCTGAAAGCACTGGCTGATGAGTTGCTGCCACTGGTGCCGGTGCATTATGCCGCACTGGATGTACGCGATAGCAGCGCCGTGCAGCAAGTGGTGGCCGATCTGCCGGCTGAATTTAAACAAGTGAAAGCGTTACTGAATAATGCGGGTCTCGCCTTATCACCCAACCCTGCGCAAAGCGTAGCATTGGAAGACTGGCACACCATGATTGACACCAATGTCAAAGGGCTGGTGAATGTCACGCATGCATTGCTGCCGACCATGATTGCCACCGGCGCCGGGGCCTCGATCATCAATATTGGTTCGATTGCCGGGCAATGGCCATATCCTGGCAGTCATGTGTATGGCGGTACCAAAGCCTTCGTTAAACAGTTCAGTTATAACCTGCGCTGCGATCTGCTGGGTACGGGTGTGCGTGTTACTGATTTGGCGCCAGGCATAGCTGAAACCGAGTTTACGCTGGTGCGAACTAAAGGTGATCAAGCCGCCTCGGATAAACTGTATCAAGGTACAACAGCACTGAGTGCCGAAGACATTGCCGAGCAGATGTTCTATATCGCCACCCTGCCCGATCATATTTGTATCAACCGAGTGGAAGTGATGCCCACTCGTCAGGCATGGTCTGCTTTTGCTATCGATCGCGACTAA
- a CDS encoding sulfite exporter TauE/SafE family protein: MMVAAFSIAFIAAFIRGFSGFGYAVLVVLGLNLVMPAQQAIATAILLDLVCCLSLIPRALHDYHRVLLRELLIGMAVMLPVGVWAVSFLPAPLMSLIVGSISLLGGVLLWLNIPLRKLHHQFAIPAGMASGLAMTTASAGGPPMMVYLLNQPIPSAQKRSTAILFFAVCSGCTCMGLALSGLINSTTLHWGGVMLIPSLLGNFCGQKSFQLWGHLPFQRGFAPLLILMSLWVIVRHW, translated from the coding sequence ATGATGGTTGCAGCATTTTCAATTGCCTTTATTGCCGCTTTTATTCGGGGTTTCTCCGGGTTTGGTTACGCGGTATTGGTGGTGCTGGGGCTTAATTTGGTCATGCCGGCACAACAAGCCATTGCGACCGCCATTCTGCTCGATCTGGTCTGCTGCTTAAGTTTGATCCCGCGGGCATTGCACGATTATCACCGCGTATTACTGAGAGAGCTGTTAATCGGCATGGCAGTCATGCTGCCTGTCGGTGTGTGGGCAGTCAGTTTTCTACCCGCCCCATTGATGAGCCTGATTGTTGGTAGCATCTCGTTGTTGGGCGGCGTACTGTTATGGCTGAATATTCCACTGCGCAAATTACATCATCAGTTTGCTATTCCCGCCGGAATGGCATCGGGGCTGGCCATGACAACCGCATCGGCCGGTGGCCCTCCCATGATGGTCTATTTGTTAAATCAGCCGATCCCCTCTGCGCAAAAACGCAGCACCGCGATCTTATTCTTTGCGGTCTGCAGTGGATGCACTTGCATGGGTTTAGCGTTAAGTGGGCTCATCAATAGCACCACCTTACATTGGGGTGGCGTGATGTTAATTCCCTCTTTGCTGGGTAATTTTTGTGGTCAGAAAAGTTTTCAATTATGGGGGCATCTGCCGTTTCAACGCGGCTTCGCACCGTTACTTATTTTGATGTCGTTGTGGGTTATCGTGCGTCACTGGTAA